A genomic stretch from Anticarsia gemmatalis isolate Benzon Research Colony breed Stoneville strain chromosome 26, ilAntGemm2 primary, whole genome shotgun sequence includes:
- the LOC142984232 gene encoding uncharacterized protein LOC142984232 isoform X4 has protein sequence MRWFIILAFCLAVSIAAPAPSDSNHNNNNEQDNERAEQNALRRWWRDLQSDSEVDGRRHNSGSSNSNSEVDSEIDAEVDGRRRNNRRSVSDSEVNAENHAEVDGRRHNNRRSNAQSEVNAEEHAEVDGRRRNDRRSNSDLEVNSEVDAEVDGRRHNNRRSNSHSEGNAEEDAEVDGRRHNNRRSNSQSEVDSEVDAEVDGRRRNSRRSNSRSEVDSRRRNQGRSNSNAEEDSDVDGRRHNDRRSERESEVDDRRDNRERSHSNAEEDSEVDGREHNDRRSERESEVDDRRENRERSHSNSEVDSRRHNDGRSEWEREEDGRRENRERSHSNSDRRRQNRRSVSNSEIDEEHDVEVDGRRQIQRRENSNSEVDSEVDGRRRNNRRENSHSEVEAEVDAEVDARRRNNRRENSHSEVEAEVEAEVDAEVDGRRHNNRGSDSHSEVEAEVDAEVDGRRQRNRESNSHSEENRRRDDNRRSEDVKDSRKNDNDKGNKNNEDLDHGSEDLPPRVARHNDYDASRRSHSSIDEHSDIDNSARRNSRSSNSHRANRNRQEQNRNVNQWDAEDDIEENNNAEENESDNRRVERSHENWNSNDHEDNVNEERSQRSHNNRNNNSNRRNRNHNRQNDRSDHELNRKNDHHDINQSDRYVVENDHSNSDRHDSSERSDHGNNRNNANSHHRPSKHGRSDSNSVHSNNRNNIHHDNSVHERHRKNINNDINRSDESDEKYLIRSDYRYEIQNEESERNEDHDRRDNHDRSDDHDNRAENSNHVDNQHEWEDNENYISNSRSNNEEDNWFDNDSESNNRYDDSLDDKFGDNEKSHNDRSDDDRSDDDRSDDDRSDDDRSDNDSWDDVQRSDDRYESEDDRNDESSVNDDRWDSDDRSDSHNDDDRLDDDERSDDDDRNENIQRDLVDGEKYDHSNNDGYESFDSWDQSKHKRGRQHHKAKRINHVRNMEDDRSEDGDSHQRSVYKHLREIARTAGCNDLSRCKDIRFPSDNDQNNCKEKNDSDEGSCSKKRQKPKNSDEYQTLSDYYQPDRLKAVFKNRQMDPRDDRVIREHYEKMMKEFNKKFIETYFKT, from the exons ATGAGGTGGTTTATCATCCTCGCTTTCTGCTTGGCTGTATCTATTGCTGCCCCGGCACCG aGTGATTCcaatcataacaataataacgaACAAGACAATGAAAGAGCAGAGCAGAATGCACTGAGGAGATGGTGGCGAGATTTACAG TCGGATTCAGAAGTAGATGGCCGGAGACATAACAGCGGAAGTTCAAAC TCTAATTCAGAAGTAGACTCAGAAATAGACGCAGAAGTAGATGGTCGAAGACGTAACAACAGAAGATCAGTC TCTGATTCAGAAGTAAATGCAGAAAATCACGCAGAAGTAGATGGTCGAAGACATAACAACAGGAGGTCTAAC GCTCAATCAGAAGTAAATGCAGAAGAACACGCAGAAGTAGATGGCCGAAGACGTAACGACAGGAGGTCTAAC TCTGATTTAGAAGTAAATTCTGAAGTAGACGCAGAAGTAGACGGTCGAAGACATAACAACAGAAGATCAAAC TCTCATTCAGAAGGAAATGCTGAAGAAGACGCAGAGGTAGATGGTCGAAGGCACAACAACAGAAGATCAAAC TCCCAATCAGAAGTAGACTCAGAAGTTGACGCAGAAGTAGATGGTCGAAGACGCAACAGCAGAAGATCAAAC TCTCGTTCAGAAGTAGACAGCAGAAGACGAAACCAAGGAAGATCAAAC TCTAATGCAGAGGAAGACTCAGACGTGGATGGTCGAAGACATAACGACAGGAGATCAGAG CGGGAATCAGAAGTAGATGACCGCAGAGACAATCGTGAAAGATCGCAT TCTAATGCAGAGGAAGATTCGGAAGTGGATGGTCGAGAACATAACGACAGGAGATCAGAG AGGGAATCAGAAGTAGATGACCGCAGAGAAAATCGTGAAAGGTCGcac TCTAATTCAGAAGTAGACAGTCGAAGACATAACGACGGGAGATCAGAG TGGGAAAGGGAAGAAGATGGCCGAAGAGAAAATCGCGAAAGATCACAC TCTAATTCAGATCGTAGAAGACAGAACAGAAGATCCGTA TCTAATTCAGAAATAGACGAAGAACATGATGTAGAAGTAGATGGCCGAAGACAAATCCAGAGGAGAGAAAAT TCAAATTCAGAAGTTGACTCAGAAGTAGATGGTCGAAGACGTAACAACAGGAGAGAAAAT TCTCATTCAGAAGTAGAGGCAGAAGTAGACGCAGAAGTAGATGCTCGAAGACGTAACAACAGGAGAGAAAat TCTCATTCAGAAGTAGAGGCAGAAGTAGAGGCAGAAGTAGACGCAGAAGTAGATGGTCGAAGACATAACAACAGGGGATCAGAT TCTCATTCAGAAGTAGAAGCAGAAGTAGACGCAGAAGTAGATGGTCGAAGACAACGCAACAGGGAATCAAAT TCTCATTCAGAAGAAAATCGCCGAAGAGATGACAATAGAAGATCAGAG GATGTAAAAGACAGTAGAAAAAACGATAATGATaaaggaaacaaaaataatgaagaTTTAGATCACGGCTCTGAAGACTTG ccacCACGCGTCGCCAGACACAACGATTACGACGCCAGCAGACGATCTCATTCATCAATCGATGAACATTCTGACATTGACAACAGCGCTAGACGTAATTCAAGAAGTAGCAACTCCCATCGCGCAAATAGAAACAGGCAAGAACAAAACAGAAACGTGAACCAATGGGACGCAGAAGACGATATAGAAGAGAATAATAACGCAGAAGAAAATGAAAGCGACAATAGACGAGTTGAACGATCTCACGAAAACTGGAATTCTAACGATCACGAAGACAATGTCAACGAAGAACGGTCACAACGATCtcataataatagaaataataactcGAATAGACGTAACAGAAATCATAATAGACAAAATGATAGATCAGACCATGAATTGAATAGAAAGAATGATCATCATGATATAAACCAAAGTGACAGGTATGTGGTGGAGAATGATCATAGCAATAGTGATAGGCATGATTCTAGTGAACGATCTGACCATGGAAATAACAGGAATAATGCGAACAGTCACCATAGACCTAGCAAACATGGCAGATCTGACAGCAATAGTGTTCATAGCAACAACAGAAATAATATACATCATGACAATTCTGTTCATGAAAGGCATAGGAAGAATATCAATAATGATATAAACAGAAGTGATGAGAGTGATGAGAAATATCTAATTAGGAGTGATTACAGGTACGAGATTCAAAACGAGGAAAGTGAAAGGAATGAGGATCATGACAGGAGAGATAATCATGATAGGAGTGATGATCACGATAATAGAGCTGAAAATAGCAATCATGTTGATAATCAGCACGAGTGGGAGGACAACGAAAATTATATTAGCAATAGCAGAAGCAACAACGAAGAAGATAACTGGTTTGATAACGACAGTGAAAGTAATAACAGATATGATGACTCGCTCGATGATAAATTTGGTGATAATGAAAAGAGTCATAATGATAGGTCAGATGATGACAGGTCAGATGATGACAGGTCCGATGATGACAGGTCAGATGATGATAGGTCGGATAATGACAGCTGGGATGATGTTCAAAGAAGTGATGACAGATACGAGAGTGAGGATGATAGAAATGACGAGTCTAGTGTTAATGATGACAGATGGGACAGTGATGACAGGTCAGATAGCCATAATGATGATGACCGTTTAGACGATGATGAGCgcagtgatgatgatgatagaaATGAGAATATACAAAGAGACTTGGTAGATGGTGAAAAATATGACCATTCTAATAACGATGGATATGAAAGTTTCGATAGTTGGGACCAAAGTAAGCATAAGAGAGGAAGGCAACATCATAAAGCAAAGAGAATCAATCATGTCAGAAAC ATGGAGGACGATAGATCCGAAGATGGTGACTCTCATCAACGAAGTGTATACAAA CATCTACGTGAAATCGCTAGAACTGCA GGTTGCAACGATTTATCTCGATGCAAGGATATCCGTTTTCCCTCAGACAATGATCAAAacaattgtaaagaaaaaaatgattcAGATGAAGGAAGCTGTAGCAAGAAAAGACAAAAACCTAAGAACAGCGA
- the LOC142984232 gene encoding uncharacterized protein LOC142984232 isoform X9: MRWFIILAFCLAVSIAAPAPSDSNHNNNNEQDNERAEQNALRRWWRDLQSDSEVDGRRHNSGSSNSNSEVDSEIDAEVDGRRRNNRRSVSDSEVNAENHAEVDGRRHNNRRSNAQSEVNAEEHAEVDGRRRNDRRSNSDLEVNSEVDAEVDGRRHNNRRSNSHSEGNAEEDAEVDGRRHNNRRSNSQSEVDSEVDAEVDGRRRNSRRSNSRSEVDSRRRNQGRSNSNAEEDSDVDGRRHNDRRSERESEVDDRRDNRERSHSNAEEDSEVDGREHNDRRSEWESEVDDRRDNRERSHSNSEVEDRRHNSGRSERESEVDDRRENRERSHSNSEVDSRRHNDGRSEWEREEDGRRENRERSHSNSDRRRQNRRSVSNSEIDEEHDVEVDGRRQIQRRENSNSEVDSEVDGRRRNNRRENSHSEVEAEVDAEVDARRRNNRRENSHSEVEAEVEAEVDAEVDGRRHNNRGSDSHSEVEAEVDAEVDGRRQRNRESNSHSEENRRRDDNRRSEDVKDSRKNDNDKGNKNNEDLDHGSEDLPPRVARHNDYDASRRSHSSIDEHSDIDNSARRNSRSSNSHRANRNRQEQNRNVNQWDAEDDIEENNNAEENESDNRRVERSHENWNSNDHEDNVNEERSQRSHNNRNNNSNRRNRNHNRQNDRSDHELNRKNDHHDINQSDRYVVENDHSNSDRHDSSERSDHGNNRNNANSHHRPSKHGRSDSNSVHSNNRNNIHHDNSVHERHRKNINNDINRSDESDEKYLIRSDYRYEIQNEESERNEDHDRRDNHDRSDDHDNRAENSNHVDNQHEWEDNENYISNSRSNNEEDNWFDNDSESNNRYDDSLDDKFGDNEKSHNDRSDDDRSDDDRSDDDRSDDDRSDNDSWDDVQRSDDRYESEDDRNDESSVNDDRWDSDDRSDSHNDDDRLDDDERSDDDDRNENIQRDLVDGEKYDHSNNDGYESFDSWDQSKHKRGRQHHKAKRINHVRNMEDDRSEDGDSHQRSVYKHLREIARTAMKEAVARKDKNLRTAMNIRL; this comes from the exons ATGAGGTGGTTTATCATCCTCGCTTTCTGCTTGGCTGTATCTATTGCTGCCCCGGCACCG aGTGATTCcaatcataacaataataacgaACAAGACAATGAAAGAGCAGAGCAGAATGCACTGAGGAGATGGTGGCGAGATTTACAG TCGGATTCAGAAGTAGATGGCCGGAGACATAACAGCGGAAGTTCAAAC TCTAATTCAGAAGTAGACTCAGAAATAGACGCAGAAGTAGATGGTCGAAGACGTAACAACAGAAGATCAGTC TCTGATTCAGAAGTAAATGCAGAAAATCACGCAGAAGTAGATGGTCGAAGACATAACAACAGGAGGTCTAAC GCTCAATCAGAAGTAAATGCAGAAGAACACGCAGAAGTAGATGGCCGAAGACGTAACGACAGGAGGTCTAAC TCTGATTTAGAAGTAAATTCTGAAGTAGACGCAGAAGTAGACGGTCGAAGACATAACAACAGAAGATCAAAC TCTCATTCAGAAGGAAATGCTGAAGAAGACGCAGAGGTAGATGGTCGAAGGCACAACAACAGAAGATCAAAC TCCCAATCAGAAGTAGACTCAGAAGTTGACGCAGAAGTAGATGGTCGAAGACGCAACAGCAGAAGATCAAAC TCTCGTTCAGAAGTAGACAGCAGAAGACGAAACCAAGGAAGATCAAAC TCTAATGCAGAGGAAGACTCAGACGTGGATGGTCGAAGACATAACGACAGGAGATCAGAG CGGGAATCAGAAGTAGATGACCGCAGAGACAATCGTGAAAGATCGCAT TCTAATGCAGAGGAAGATTCGGAAGTGGATGGTCGAGAACATAACGACAGGAGATCAGAG TGGGAATCAGAAGTAGACGACCGCAGAGACAATCGTGAAAGATCGCAC TCTAATTCAGAAGTAGAGGATCGAAGACATAACAGCGGTAGATCAGAG AGGGAATCAGAAGTAGATGACCGCAGAGAAAATCGTGAAAGGTCGcac TCTAATTCAGAAGTAGACAGTCGAAGACATAACGACGGGAGATCAGAG TGGGAAAGGGAAGAAGATGGCCGAAGAGAAAATCGCGAAAGATCACAC TCTAATTCAGATCGTAGAAGACAGAACAGAAGATCCGTA TCTAATTCAGAAATAGACGAAGAACATGATGTAGAAGTAGATGGCCGAAGACAAATCCAGAGGAGAGAAAAT TCAAATTCAGAAGTTGACTCAGAAGTAGATGGTCGAAGACGTAACAACAGGAGAGAAAAT TCTCATTCAGAAGTAGAGGCAGAAGTAGACGCAGAAGTAGATGCTCGAAGACGTAACAACAGGAGAGAAAat TCTCATTCAGAAGTAGAGGCAGAAGTAGAGGCAGAAGTAGACGCAGAAGTAGATGGTCGAAGACATAACAACAGGGGATCAGAT TCTCATTCAGAAGTAGAAGCAGAAGTAGACGCAGAAGTAGATGGTCGAAGACAACGCAACAGGGAATCAAAT TCTCATTCAGAAGAAAATCGCCGAAGAGATGACAATAGAAGATCAGAG GATGTAAAAGACAGTAGAAAAAACGATAATGATaaaggaaacaaaaataatgaagaTTTAGATCACGGCTCTGAAGACTTG ccacCACGCGTCGCCAGACACAACGATTACGACGCCAGCAGACGATCTCATTCATCAATCGATGAACATTCTGACATTGACAACAGCGCTAGACGTAATTCAAGAAGTAGCAACTCCCATCGCGCAAATAGAAACAGGCAAGAACAAAACAGAAACGTGAACCAATGGGACGCAGAAGACGATATAGAAGAGAATAATAACGCAGAAGAAAATGAAAGCGACAATAGACGAGTTGAACGATCTCACGAAAACTGGAATTCTAACGATCACGAAGACAATGTCAACGAAGAACGGTCACAACGATCtcataataatagaaataataactcGAATAGACGTAACAGAAATCATAATAGACAAAATGATAGATCAGACCATGAATTGAATAGAAAGAATGATCATCATGATATAAACCAAAGTGACAGGTATGTGGTGGAGAATGATCATAGCAATAGTGATAGGCATGATTCTAGTGAACGATCTGACCATGGAAATAACAGGAATAATGCGAACAGTCACCATAGACCTAGCAAACATGGCAGATCTGACAGCAATAGTGTTCATAGCAACAACAGAAATAATATACATCATGACAATTCTGTTCATGAAAGGCATAGGAAGAATATCAATAATGATATAAACAGAAGTGATGAGAGTGATGAGAAATATCTAATTAGGAGTGATTACAGGTACGAGATTCAAAACGAGGAAAGTGAAAGGAATGAGGATCATGACAGGAGAGATAATCATGATAGGAGTGATGATCACGATAATAGAGCTGAAAATAGCAATCATGTTGATAATCAGCACGAGTGGGAGGACAACGAAAATTATATTAGCAATAGCAGAAGCAACAACGAAGAAGATAACTGGTTTGATAACGACAGTGAAAGTAATAACAGATATGATGACTCGCTCGATGATAAATTTGGTGATAATGAAAAGAGTCATAATGATAGGTCAGATGATGACAGGTCAGATGATGACAGGTCCGATGATGACAGGTCAGATGATGATAGGTCGGATAATGACAGCTGGGATGATGTTCAAAGAAGTGATGACAGATACGAGAGTGAGGATGATAGAAATGACGAGTCTAGTGTTAATGATGACAGATGGGACAGTGATGACAGGTCAGATAGCCATAATGATGATGACCGTTTAGACGATGATGAGCgcagtgatgatgatgatagaaATGAGAATATACAAAGAGACTTGGTAGATGGTGAAAAATATGACCATTCTAATAACGATGGATATGAAAGTTTCGATAGTTGGGACCAAAGTAAGCATAAGAGAGGAAGGCAACATCATAAAGCAAAGAGAATCAATCATGTCAGAAAC ATGGAGGACGATAGATCCGAAGATGGTGACTCTCATCAACGAAGTGTATACAAA CATCTACGTGAAATCGCTAGAACTGCA ATGAAGGAAGCTGTAGCAAGAAAAGACAAAAACCTAAGAACAGCGA
- the LOC142984232 gene encoding uncharacterized protein LOC142984232 isoform X10 — translation MRWFIILAFCLAVSIAAPAPSDSNHNNNNEQDNERAEQNALRRWWRDLQSDSEVDGRRHNSGSSNSNSEVDSEIDAEVDGRRRNNRRSVSDSEVNAENHAEVDGRRHNNRRSNAQSEVNAEEHAEVDGRRRNDRRSNSDLEVNSEVDAEVDGRRHNNRRSNSHSEGNAEEDAEVDGRRHNNRRSNSQSEVDSEVDAEVDGRRRNSRRSNSRSEVDSRRRNQGRSNSNAEEDSDVDGRRHNDRRSERESEVDDRRDNRERSHSNAEEDSEVDGREHNDRRSEWESEVDDRRDNRERSHSNSEVEDRRHNSGRSERESEVDDRRENRERSHSNSEVDSRRHNDGRSEWEREEDGRRENRERSHSNSDRRRQNRRSVSNSEIDEEHDVEVDGRRQIQRRENSNSEVDSEVDGRRRNNRRENSHSEVEAEVDAEVDARRRNNRRENSHSEVEAEVEAEVDAEVDGRRHNNRGSDSHSEVEAEVDAEVDGRRQRNRESNSHSEENRRRDDNRRSEDVKDSRKNDNDKGNKNNEDLDHGSEDLPPRVARHNDYDASRRSHSSIDEHSDIDNSARRNSRSSNSHRANRNRQEQNRNVNQWDAEDDIEENNNAEENESDNRRVERSHENWNSNDHEDNVNEERSQRSHNNRNNNSNRRNRNHNRQNDRSDHELNRKNDHHDINQSDRYVVENDHSNSDRHDSSERSDHGNNRNNANSHHRPSKHGRSDSNSVHSNNRNNIHHDNSVHERHRKNINNDINRSDESDEKYLIRSDYRYEIQNEESERNEDHDRRDNHDRSDDHDNRAENSNHVDNQHEWEDNENYISNSRSNNEEDNWFDNDSESNNRYDDSLDDKFGDNEKSHNDRSDDDRSDDDRSDDDRSDDDRSDNDSWDDVQRSDDRYESEDDRNDESSVNDDRWDSDDRSDSHNDDDRLDDDERSDDDDRNENIQRDLVDGEKYDHSNNDGYESFDSWDQSKHKRGRQHHKAKRINHVRNLFFRWRTIDPKMVTLINEVYTKAHRTDVKNPEASSPII, via the exons ATGAGGTGGTTTATCATCCTCGCTTTCTGCTTGGCTGTATCTATTGCTGCCCCGGCACCG aGTGATTCcaatcataacaataataacgaACAAGACAATGAAAGAGCAGAGCAGAATGCACTGAGGAGATGGTGGCGAGATTTACAG TCGGATTCAGAAGTAGATGGCCGGAGACATAACAGCGGAAGTTCAAAC TCTAATTCAGAAGTAGACTCAGAAATAGACGCAGAAGTAGATGGTCGAAGACGTAACAACAGAAGATCAGTC TCTGATTCAGAAGTAAATGCAGAAAATCACGCAGAAGTAGATGGTCGAAGACATAACAACAGGAGGTCTAAC GCTCAATCAGAAGTAAATGCAGAAGAACACGCAGAAGTAGATGGCCGAAGACGTAACGACAGGAGGTCTAAC TCTGATTTAGAAGTAAATTCTGAAGTAGACGCAGAAGTAGACGGTCGAAGACATAACAACAGAAGATCAAAC TCTCATTCAGAAGGAAATGCTGAAGAAGACGCAGAGGTAGATGGTCGAAGGCACAACAACAGAAGATCAAAC TCCCAATCAGAAGTAGACTCAGAAGTTGACGCAGAAGTAGATGGTCGAAGACGCAACAGCAGAAGATCAAAC TCTCGTTCAGAAGTAGACAGCAGAAGACGAAACCAAGGAAGATCAAAC TCTAATGCAGAGGAAGACTCAGACGTGGATGGTCGAAGACATAACGACAGGAGATCAGAG CGGGAATCAGAAGTAGATGACCGCAGAGACAATCGTGAAAGATCGCAT TCTAATGCAGAGGAAGATTCGGAAGTGGATGGTCGAGAACATAACGACAGGAGATCAGAG TGGGAATCAGAAGTAGACGACCGCAGAGACAATCGTGAAAGATCGCAC TCTAATTCAGAAGTAGAGGATCGAAGACATAACAGCGGTAGATCAGAG AGGGAATCAGAAGTAGATGACCGCAGAGAAAATCGTGAAAGGTCGcac TCTAATTCAGAAGTAGACAGTCGAAGACATAACGACGGGAGATCAGAG TGGGAAAGGGAAGAAGATGGCCGAAGAGAAAATCGCGAAAGATCACAC TCTAATTCAGATCGTAGAAGACAGAACAGAAGATCCGTA TCTAATTCAGAAATAGACGAAGAACATGATGTAGAAGTAGATGGCCGAAGACAAATCCAGAGGAGAGAAAAT TCAAATTCAGAAGTTGACTCAGAAGTAGATGGTCGAAGACGTAACAACAGGAGAGAAAAT TCTCATTCAGAAGTAGAGGCAGAAGTAGACGCAGAAGTAGATGCTCGAAGACGTAACAACAGGAGAGAAAat TCTCATTCAGAAGTAGAGGCAGAAGTAGAGGCAGAAGTAGACGCAGAAGTAGATGGTCGAAGACATAACAACAGGGGATCAGAT TCTCATTCAGAAGTAGAAGCAGAAGTAGACGCAGAAGTAGATGGTCGAAGACAACGCAACAGGGAATCAAAT TCTCATTCAGAAGAAAATCGCCGAAGAGATGACAATAGAAGATCAGAG GATGTAAAAGACAGTAGAAAAAACGATAATGATaaaggaaacaaaaataatgaagaTTTAGATCACGGCTCTGAAGACTTG ccacCACGCGTCGCCAGACACAACGATTACGACGCCAGCAGACGATCTCATTCATCAATCGATGAACATTCTGACATTGACAACAGCGCTAGACGTAATTCAAGAAGTAGCAACTCCCATCGCGCAAATAGAAACAGGCAAGAACAAAACAGAAACGTGAACCAATGGGACGCAGAAGACGATATAGAAGAGAATAATAACGCAGAAGAAAATGAAAGCGACAATAGACGAGTTGAACGATCTCACGAAAACTGGAATTCTAACGATCACGAAGACAATGTCAACGAAGAACGGTCACAACGATCtcataataatagaaataataactcGAATAGACGTAACAGAAATCATAATAGACAAAATGATAGATCAGACCATGAATTGAATAGAAAGAATGATCATCATGATATAAACCAAAGTGACAGGTATGTGGTGGAGAATGATCATAGCAATAGTGATAGGCATGATTCTAGTGAACGATCTGACCATGGAAATAACAGGAATAATGCGAACAGTCACCATAGACCTAGCAAACATGGCAGATCTGACAGCAATAGTGTTCATAGCAACAACAGAAATAATATACATCATGACAATTCTGTTCATGAAAGGCATAGGAAGAATATCAATAATGATATAAACAGAAGTGATGAGAGTGATGAGAAATATCTAATTAGGAGTGATTACAGGTACGAGATTCAAAACGAGGAAAGTGAAAGGAATGAGGATCATGACAGGAGAGATAATCATGATAGGAGTGATGATCACGATAATAGAGCTGAAAATAGCAATCATGTTGATAATCAGCACGAGTGGGAGGACAACGAAAATTATATTAGCAATAGCAGAAGCAACAACGAAGAAGATAACTGGTTTGATAACGACAGTGAAAGTAATAACAGATATGATGACTCGCTCGATGATAAATTTGGTGATAATGAAAAGAGTCATAATGATAGGTCAGATGATGACAGGTCAGATGATGACAGGTCCGATGATGACAGGTCAGATGATGATAGGTCGGATAATGACAGCTGGGATGATGTTCAAAGAAGTGATGACAGATACGAGAGTGAGGATGATAGAAATGACGAGTCTAGTGTTAATGATGACAGATGGGACAGTGATGACAGGTCAGATAGCCATAATGATGATGACCGTTTAGACGATGATGAGCgcagtgatgatgatgatagaaATGAGAATATACAAAGAGACTTGGTAGATGGTGAAAAATATGACCATTCTAATAACGATGGATATGAAAGTTTCGATAGTTGGGACCAAAGTAAGCATAAGAGAGGAAGGCAACATCATAAAGCAAAGAGAATCAATCATGTCAGAAAC CTTTTTTTTAGATGGAGGACGATAGATCCGAAGATGGTGACTCTCATCAACGAAGTGTATACAAA GGCTCATCGGACTGATGTCAAGAATCCTGAAGCTTCATCTCCTATAATTTAA